In Chromobacterium rhizoryzae, one genomic interval encodes:
- a CDS encoding aminotransferase-like domain-containing protein, whose translation MSKTSQLSQRFRHAIEQGHLRPGDRMPSLRKLCLDHKVSITTAQRAYAELEKQGLIESLPRSGFRVLGLSSLSLRQSPPLPDHPGEFRAEHLTMALPMPWGCPFMNPVLINTTPLTRALTRALSDYRYALSSTDSEGYEGLRRELALRYLAQGVELDGEEMLITCGGMEALNLAIRSVARLSGSDCMLVITPAFPPIFEQLEHLELRAVGFNCPPGQPLDLERLEALLIQHQPAGIIAMPNFQHPTGQVMSDSQKAALLALAERHRVPIIEDDTYRELYFGEGAPLPLKAFDQRGSVLHCSSFSKSLAPGYRVGWIAAGRFRDSILGLKLCSSLATPLPSQMALARLLAGGHHEDMLSLLRQRLQNNLAALQQQISAHFPADCRMARPQGGYFLWVELPPGVDCRRLLPMAMQQGLHFAPSQMFHTPGQDTGNAMRLNFSFFDPLQHRSGVPLLAELLSPANVR comes from the coding sequence ATGAGCAAGACCAGTCAACTGAGCCAGCGCTTTCGCCATGCCATCGAGCAAGGCCATCTGCGCCCCGGCGATCGCATGCCTTCGCTGCGCAAGCTATGCCTGGACCACAAGGTCAGCATCACCACCGCCCAACGCGCTTACGCCGAGCTGGAGAAACAAGGCCTGATCGAGTCCCTGCCCCGCTCCGGTTTCCGGGTGCTGGGCCTGTCTTCGCTGTCGCTGCGCCAATCGCCGCCGCTGCCGGACCACCCGGGCGAGTTCCGCGCCGAGCACCTGACCATGGCGCTGCCCATGCCCTGGGGCTGCCCGTTCATGAACCCGGTGTTGATCAACACCACGCCGCTGACCCGCGCGCTGACCCGCGCGCTCAGCGATTACCGCTACGCCTTGTCCAGCACCGACAGCGAGGGCTACGAGGGGCTGCGCCGAGAACTGGCGCTGCGCTATCTCGCCCAGGGCGTGGAGCTGGACGGCGAGGAAATGCTGATCACCTGCGGCGGCATGGAGGCGCTGAACCTGGCGATCCGCTCGGTGGCCCGCCTCAGCGGCAGCGACTGCATGCTGGTGATCACCCCGGCTTTCCCGCCCATCTTCGAACAACTGGAACACCTGGAACTGCGCGCCGTCGGCTTCAACTGTCCGCCGGGGCAGCCGCTGGACCTGGAGCGGCTGGAAGCGCTGCTGATCCAGCACCAGCCGGCCGGCATCATCGCCATGCCCAATTTCCAGCACCCCACCGGCCAGGTGATGAGCGATTCGCAAAAAGCCGCGCTGCTGGCACTGGCGGAACGCCACCGCGTGCCCATCATCGAGGACGACACCTATCGCGAGCTGTACTTCGGCGAAGGCGCGCCCTTGCCGCTCAAGGCTTTCGATCAGCGCGGCAGCGTGCTGCACTGTTCCTCCTTCAGCAAATCGCTGGCCCCCGGCTATCGCGTGGGCTGGATCGCCGCCGGACGCTTCCGCGACAGCATTCTGGGCCTCAAGCTGTGCAGCTCGCTGGCCACCCCGCTGCCCAGCCAGATGGCGCTGGCGCGCTTGCTGGCCGGCGGCCATCACGAGGACATGCTCAGCCTGTTGCGCCAGCGTCTGCAAAACAATCTGGCCGCGCTGCAACAGCAGATCTCCGCCCACTTCCCGGCCGACTGCCGGATGGCCCGGCCGCAGGGCGGCTACTTCCTGTGGGTGGAGCTGCCGCCCGGCGTCGACTGCCGCCGCCTGCTGCCGATGGCGATGCAACAGGGGCTGCACTTCGCGCCGTCCCAGATGTTCCACACCCCGGGACAGGACACCGGCAACGCGATGCGCTTGAACTTCAGCTTCTTCGATCCGCTGCAACACCGCTCCGGCGTCCCCCTGCTGGCCGAGCTGCTCAGCCCGGCCAACGTCCGCTGA
- the ccoG gene encoding cytochrome c oxidase accessory protein CcoG encodes MSSQQAVPIKIYPRLTTGRFNNVRVFMVLATQLAFFGLPWLQWNGRQAVHLDLEQHRFLIFGLTFWPQDFIFFAALLVICALGLFLWTALAGRLWCGYSCPQTVYTQIMLWIERLTLGDHNARRKLDAAPMSVNKFTRKTLSHGLMGLFSLITGFTLVGYFTPVRELAAAAPSLAYGPWESFWILFYGGFTWLLAGVLREKVCLHMCPYARFQGAMFDNDTLIISYDNRRGEPRGKSKQAADKARGSCIDCGICVQVCPTGIDIRNGLQYECIGCAACIDACDQVMDKIHAPRGLISYTSAAALEAAGKPERPSSSHRPRVIVYSSLLAGIIALSTTALILKKPFKVDVLRDRAVLVRATDDGLLENSYNLKLINTSEQAQRFKIQVEGLPSLRLDKPGQVVEVAPTRTETVTVRVQAEPEHATRGAHDIYFVVSSLSHDGSMIREKSSFIGE; translated from the coding sequence ATGTCTAGCCAGCAAGCCGTCCCCATCAAAATCTATCCGCGCCTGACCACCGGCCGCTTCAACAACGTTCGGGTGTTCATGGTTCTCGCTACCCAACTGGCGTTCTTCGGCCTGCCCTGGTTGCAGTGGAACGGCAGGCAGGCTGTGCATCTGGATCTGGAACAACATCGCTTCCTGATCTTCGGCCTCACCTTCTGGCCGCAGGACTTCATCTTTTTCGCCGCCTTGCTGGTGATCTGCGCGCTGGGCCTGTTCCTGTGGACCGCGTTGGCCGGCCGGCTCTGGTGCGGTTACAGCTGTCCGCAGACAGTCTACACCCAGATCATGTTGTGGATAGAACGGCTGACCCTGGGCGATCACAACGCCCGCCGCAAACTGGACGCGGCGCCGATGAGCGTGAACAAGTTCACGCGCAAGACGCTGTCGCACGGGCTGATGGGCTTGTTCTCGCTGATCACCGGCTTCACCCTGGTCGGCTACTTCACCCCGGTGCGCGAGCTGGCCGCCGCCGCGCCCAGCCTGGCCTACGGCCCGTGGGAAAGCTTCTGGATCCTGTTCTACGGCGGTTTCACCTGGCTGCTGGCCGGCGTGCTGCGCGAGAAGGTCTGTCTGCACATGTGCCCGTACGCGCGCTTCCAGGGCGCGATGTTCGACAACGACACCCTGATCATCTCCTACGACAACCGCCGCGGCGAACCGCGCGGCAAGAGCAAGCAGGCGGCCGACAAGGCGCGCGGCAGCTGCATCGATTGCGGCATCTGCGTCCAGGTCTGCCCCACCGGCATCGACATCCGCAACGGCCTGCAATACGAGTGCATAGGCTGCGCCGCCTGTATCGACGCCTGCGATCAGGTAATGGACAAGATCCATGCGCCGCGCGGGCTGATCAGCTACACCAGCGCCGCCGCGCTGGAAGCCGCCGGCAAGCCGGAACGCCCCAGCAGCAGCCATCGCCCGCGGGTCATCGTCTACTCCAGCCTGCTGGCCGGCATCATCGCCCTGTCCACCACCGCGCTGATTCTGAAAAAACCGTTCAAGGTGGACGTGCTGCGCGACCGCGCGGTCCTGGTGCGCGCCACCGACGACGGTCTGCTGGAAAACAGCTATAACCTGAAGCTGATCAACACCAGCGAACAGGCGCAGCGCTTCAAGATCCAGGTGGAAGGCCTGCCCAGCCTGAGGCTGGACAAGCCGGGCCAGGTGGTCGAAGTCGCGCCCACCCGCACCGAGACCGTCACCGTGCGAGTGCAGGCCGAGCCCGAGCACGCCACCCGCGGCGCGCACGACATCTACTTCGTGGTCAGCTCGCTGAGCCATGACGGTAGTATGATCAGGGAAAAATCCAGCTTCATCGGCGAATGA
- a CDS encoding MarC family protein, whose protein sequence is MEVEIAKIFIALLVLVNPLGAIPIFISLTPTSNQLERKKIAKTTAIAVAIVLCLFAVVGETLLRFLGISVGSFQVGGGLLVMLIAIALMNAKPGPTKTTKVEREEAETKTNIAVVPLAIPLMTGPGTISTVIIYATTASSWVQVVYLLVSSLLVAITCYGALVLASPLSRLLGQTGINIVNRVMGMLLAAVSVEIIVDGIYRLFPQLAR, encoded by the coding sequence ATGGAAGTCGAAATCGCAAAAATATTCATCGCGCTGCTGGTGCTGGTCAATCCGCTGGGCGCCATTCCCATCTTCATCAGCCTGACGCCCACCTCCAATCAGCTGGAGCGCAAGAAGATCGCCAAGACCACGGCCATCGCCGTGGCCATCGTGCTCTGCCTGTTCGCCGTCGTCGGCGAGACCCTGCTGCGCTTTCTCGGCATCAGCGTCGGCTCTTTCCAGGTGGGCGGCGGCCTGTTGGTGATGCTGATCGCCATCGCGCTGATGAACGCCAAACCGGGACCGACCAAGACCACCAAGGTGGAGCGCGAGGAAGCGGAAACCAAGACCAATATCGCCGTGGTGCCGCTGGCCATCCCGCTGATGACCGGGCCGGGCACCATCTCCACCGTGATCATCTATGCGACGACGGCCTCGTCGTGGGTACAGGTGGTTTACCTTTTGGTAAGCAGTTTGCTGGTGGCCATCACCTGCTACGGCGCGCTGGTGCTGGCCTCGCCCTTGTCCCGCCTGCTGGGGCAGACCGGCATCAACATCGTCAACCGGGTGATGGGCATGCTGCTGGCGGCGGTGTCGGTGGAAATCATCGTGGATGGGATTTACCGGCTTTTTCCGCAGCTTGCACGATAA
- the dapE gene encoding succinyl-diaminopimelate desuccinylase gives MSATLELARQLIRLDSVTPRDQGCQELMIARLEAIGFRVERMRFGEVDNFWARRGDAAPLVCFAGHTDVVPTGPLEQWDSPPFEPTIRNGLLYGRGAADMKASLAAFVTACEDFVARHPGHPGSIALLITSDEEGVAVDGSVKVVDALEARGETIDYCIVGEPTSDQALGDTIKNGRRGSLSGHLIVHGIQGHIAYPHLAKNPVHLMAPTLAELAETRWDEGNAFFPPTSWQVSNIHAGTGASNIIPGHCDIRFNFRFSPESSAESLKERVCAILDRHGLGYELHWQLSGQPFLTQPGQLTEALGLAIADATGRRAELSTTGGTSDGRFIKRIARELVEFGPVNATIHKLNECVEAADVEPLSAIYRHTLELLLNTD, from the coding sequence ATGAGCGCAACCTTAGAATTGGCGCGGCAGCTGATCCGGCTGGATTCGGTCACCCCGCGCGACCAGGGCTGCCAGGAATTGATGATCGCCCGCTTGGAAGCCATAGGCTTTCGCGTGGAGCGCATGCGTTTCGGCGAGGTCGACAACTTCTGGGCCCGCCGCGGCGACGCAGCTCCGCTGGTCTGCTTCGCCGGCCACACCGACGTGGTGCCAACCGGCCCGCTGGAGCAATGGGACAGCCCGCCCTTCGAACCCACCATCCGCAACGGCCTGCTCTACGGCCGCGGCGCCGCCGACATGAAAGCTTCGCTGGCCGCCTTCGTCACCGCCTGCGAAGATTTCGTCGCCCGCCATCCCGGACACCCCGGCTCCATCGCCCTCCTGATCACCTCGGACGAGGAAGGCGTGGCGGTGGACGGCAGCGTCAAGGTGGTGGACGCGCTGGAGGCGCGCGGCGAAACCATAGATTATTGCATCGTCGGCGAGCCCACCTCGGACCAGGCGCTGGGCGACACCATCAAGAACGGCCGCCGCGGCTCGCTGTCCGGCCATTTGATCGTGCACGGCATCCAGGGCCACATCGCCTATCCGCACCTGGCCAAGAACCCGGTTCACCTGATGGCGCCGACGCTGGCCGAACTGGCGGAGACGCGCTGGGACGAGGGCAACGCCTTTTTCCCGCCCACCAGCTGGCAGGTGTCCAACATCCACGCGGGCACCGGCGCCAGCAACATCATCCCCGGCCATTGCGACATCCGCTTCAACTTCCGCTTCTCGCCGGAGAGCAGCGCGGAATCGCTGAAGGAACGCGTCTGCGCCATTCTGGACCGCCACGGCCTGGGCTATGAGTTGCACTGGCAATTGTCCGGCCAGCCTTTCCTGACGCAGCCGGGCCAGCTCACCGAGGCGCTTGGCCTCGCCATCGCCGACGCCACCGGCCGCCGGGCCGAGCTCTCCACCACCGGCGGCACCTCCGACGGCCGCTTCATCAAGCGCATCGCGCGCGAGCTGGTGGAGTTCGGCCCGGTCAACGCCACCATCCACAAGCTGAACGAGTGCGTAGAGGCGGCCGATGTCGAACCCTTGTCCGCCATCTATCGCCACACGCTGGAACTGCTGCTGAACACTGACTAA
- a CDS encoding arsenate reductase translates to MITLYGIPNCSTVKKARQWLSDNGLDYHFHDFKKQGADAASLERWAAAVGLAKLINRQGTTWRALPDEVKAGAEQLPAALALMQANPSVIKRPVLDAGGKISVGFVEADWAERLLK, encoded by the coding sequence ATGATTACTCTTTACGGCATACCCAATTGCAGCACCGTCAAAAAAGCGCGCCAATGGCTGAGCGACAACGGCCTCGACTACCACTTCCATGATTTCAAGAAACAAGGCGCGGACGCCGCCAGCCTGGAGCGCTGGGCCGCCGCGGTCGGCCTCGCCAAGCTGATCAACCGCCAGGGCACCACCTGGCGCGCGCTGCCGGACGAGGTCAAGGCCGGCGCCGAGCAACTGCCGGCCGCGCTGGCCTTGATGCAGGCCAATCCCTCGGTGATCAAGCGCCCGGTGCTGGACGCCGGCGGCAAGATCAGCGTCGGCTTCGTCGAAGCCGACTGGGCGGAGCGCCTGCTGAAATGA
- a CDS encoding PilT/PilU family type 4a pilus ATPase, with protein sequence MLMLPFFKLMAERRASDLFFTSFSPPMIKQNGELLPMNEKPLTADMVKQLAYSLMSEEEIGVFEQEREMNLGHPVPGLGSFRINIFWQRGSVGMVVRYILPNIPSLEHLQLPPVLSELIKLKRGLILVVGSTGSGKSSTVAAMLQTRNQSMSGHILTVEDPIEFLFRHDKSIVNQREVGFDTLSYARALKNAMREAPDVLMIGEIRDPETLTQAVTYAQSGHLCISTLHGNNSYHMLSRVINFFPAESRAALLMDLSSALKAVVSQRLIPTVDGARVPAIEILINTARISELIRNGEIDKIKEAIESSMSDGSQTFEQALYRLYSTGRISLDEALRNADSPTNLYWLINQSKEKAASGDDKQAGGEPPSFDSIKLDL encoded by the coding sequence ATGTTGATGCTGCCGTTTTTCAAATTGATGGCCGAACGCCGCGCCAGCGATCTGTTCTTCACCAGCTTCTCCCCGCCGATGATCAAGCAGAACGGCGAGCTGCTGCCGATGAACGAAAAACCGCTGACCGCGGACATGGTCAAACAGCTGGCCTACAGCCTGATGAGCGAAGAGGAAATCGGCGTCTTCGAACAGGAACGCGAAATGAACCTGGGCCACCCGGTGCCCGGCCTCGGCAGTTTCCGCATCAATATCTTCTGGCAACGCGGCTCGGTGGGCATGGTGGTGCGCTACATCCTGCCCAATATTCCGTCGCTGGAGCATTTGCAGCTGCCGCCGGTGCTCAGCGAACTGATCAAGCTCAAGCGCGGCCTGATCCTGGTGGTCGGCTCCACCGGTTCCGGCAAAAGCTCCACCGTGGCGGCCATGCTGCAAACCCGCAATCAGAGCATGAGCGGCCACATCCTCACCGTGGAGGACCCGATCGAATTCCTGTTCCGCCACGACAAGTCCATCGTCAACCAGCGCGAAGTAGGCTTCGACACCCTCTCCTACGCCCGCGCGCTGAAAAACGCGATGCGCGAGGCGCCGGACGTGCTGATGATAGGCGAGATCCGCGACCCGGAAACCCTGACCCAGGCGGTGACCTACGCCCAGTCCGGCCATCTGTGCATCTCCACGCTGCACGGCAACAACAGCTATCACATGCTGAGCCGGGTCATCAATTTCTTCCCGGCGGAAAGCCGCGCCGCCTTGCTGATGGACCTGTCCTCCGCGCTGAAGGCGGTGGTTTCGCAACGGCTGATCCCCACGGTGGACGGCGCCCGGGTGCCAGCGATCGAAATCCTGATCAACACCGCGCGCATTTCGGAGTTGATCCGAAACGGAGAGATAGACAAAATCAAGGAAGCCATCGAAAGCAGCATGAGCGATGGCTCGCAAACCTTCGAACAGGCGTTGTACCGGCTCTACAGCACGGGGCGCATCAGCCTGGACGAGGCCCTGAGAAACGCCGACTCGCCCACCAACTTGTACTGGTTGATCAATCAGAGCAAGGAAAAAGCGGCGAGCGGCGACGATAAGCAAGCCGGCGGCGAGCCGCCAAGCTTCGACAGCATCAAACTGGACCTGTAA
- a CDS encoding long-chain-fatty-acid--CoA ligase — protein MEKVWLKNYQPGVAHEIDINQFQSVVEVFDRSVKKFHDRPALACMGKELSYREMDQLSGQFASYLQHELKLQKGDRVAVMMPNLLQYPVAVFGTLRAGGTVVNVNPLYTPRELEHQLKDSGAETIVILENFASVLEQVLPRTQVKHVIVASIGEMLGFAKGMLVNFVVRKVKKMVPPWRLPGHVRFSDVLSRGARAPYRPVELGHDDIAFLQYTGGTTGVSKGAMLVHRNIVANMLQAGEWVKPVIRPGQEIIVTALPLYHIFSLTANLMVFTEVGALNILITNPRDIPGFIKEMGKYPITCMTGVNTLFNALLNNPEFAKLDFSTWRLALGGGMAVQKAVADKWKQVTGVTLVEAYGLTEASPAVCMNPLDLAAYNGTIGVPVPSTEMQLRGPEGEEVAPGEQGELCIRGPQVMKGYWNRPDETAKVLSPDGFLATGDMAMLTPDGFVKLVDRKKDMILVSGFNVYPNEIEDVVAGHAGVLEVACIGVPDDKSGEVVKVFVVRKDRALTEKDIIQHCRDNLTGYKVPKLVEFRDELPKTNVGKILRRALRDENSGAKPA, from the coding sequence ATGGAAAAGGTGTGGCTCAAAAACTACCAGCCGGGCGTAGCTCACGAAATCGACATCAACCAGTTTCAATCCGTGGTCGAAGTCTTCGACCGCAGCGTCAAGAAATTCCATGACCGCCCCGCCCTGGCCTGCATGGGCAAAGAACTCAGCTACCGCGAGATGGACCAGCTCTCCGGCCAGTTCGCCTCCTATCTGCAGCATGAGCTGAAGCTCCAGAAGGGCGACCGCGTGGCGGTGATGATGCCCAATCTGCTGCAATATCCGGTCGCGGTGTTCGGCACCTTGCGCGCCGGCGGCACCGTGGTCAACGTCAATCCGCTGTACACCCCGCGTGAGCTGGAGCATCAGCTGAAGGACTCCGGCGCGGAAACCATCGTGATCCTGGAGAACTTCGCCAGCGTGCTGGAGCAGGTGCTGCCGCGCACCCAGGTCAAGCACGTGATCGTGGCCTCCATCGGCGAGATGCTGGGCTTCGCCAAGGGCATGCTGGTCAACTTCGTGGTGCGCAAGGTCAAGAAGATGGTGCCGCCGTGGCGCCTGCCCGGCCATGTCCGCTTCAGCGACGTTCTGTCCCGCGGCGCGCGCGCGCCCTACCGGCCGGTGGAGCTGGGCCACGACGACATCGCCTTCCTGCAATACACCGGCGGCACCACCGGCGTCTCCAAGGGCGCGATGCTGGTTCACCGCAATATCGTCGCCAATATGCTGCAAGCCGGCGAGTGGGTGAAGCCGGTGATCCGCCCGGGGCAGGAAATCATCGTCACCGCGCTGCCGCTCTATCACATCTTCTCCTTGACCGCGAATCTGATGGTGTTCACCGAAGTGGGGGCGCTCAACATCCTGATCACCAATCCGCGCGACATCCCCGGCTTCATCAAGGAAATGGGCAAGTACCCGATCACCTGCATGACCGGGGTCAACACCCTGTTCAACGCGCTGCTGAACAATCCGGAATTCGCCAAGCTCGACTTCTCCACCTGGCGCCTGGCGCTGGGCGGCGGCATGGCGGTGCAAAAAGCGGTGGCGGACAAGTGGAAGCAAGTGACCGGCGTCACCCTGGTGGAAGCCTACGGCCTGACCGAGGCCAGCCCGGCCGTGTGCATGAACCCGCTGGATCTCGCCGCCTACAACGGCACCATCGGCGTGCCGGTGCCCTCCACCGAGATGCAGCTGCGCGGCCCCGAGGGCGAGGAAGTGGCCCCCGGCGAGCAGGGCGAGCTGTGCATCCGCGGCCCTCAGGTGATGAAAGGCTATTGGAACCGCCCGGACGAAACCGCCAAGGTGCTGAGCCCGGACGGCTTCCTCGCCACCGGCGACATGGCCATGCTGACGCCGGACGGCTTCGTCAAACTGGTGGACCGCAAGAAGGACATGATCCTGGTGTCCGGCTTCAACGTTTACCCCAACGAGATCGAAGACGTGGTAGCCGGCCACGCCGGCGTGCTGGAAGTGGCCTGCATCGGCGTGCCGGACGACAAGTCCGGCGAGGTGGTCAAGGTCTTCGTGGTGCGCAAAGACCGCGCGCTGACGGAAAAAGACATCATCCAGCACTGCCGCGACAATCTGACCGGCTACAAGGTGCCCAAGCTGGTGGAATTCCGCGACGAGCTGCCCAAGACCAATGTCGGCAAGATTCTGCGCCGCGCGCTGCGCGACGAGAACAGCGGCGCCAAACCCGCCTGA
- the rimP gene encoding ribosome maturation factor RimP has protein sequence MDVRLLLENTLPGLGYELVDFEMTPGGGFRVFIDKPGGITVEDCVQVSNHFTRLFMVENIDYERLEVSSPGLDRPLKKEADFVRFAGKLAKIKTRMPIEQQKKFTGRLAGVEEDSVKLDVDGRIVAIPFANIDKARLEPEF, from the coding sequence ATGGATGTTCGTTTGCTGCTGGAAAACACCCTGCCGGGTCTGGGCTACGAGTTGGTCGATTTCGAAATGACCCCAGGGGGCGGTTTTCGCGTTTTTATCGACAAGCCGGGTGGCATCACCGTGGAAGATTGCGTCCAGGTGAGCAATCACTTCACCCGCCTTTTCATGGTCGAGAACATCGACTACGAGCGACTCGAAGTGTCTTCGCCGGGCTTGGACCGTCCGCTGAAGAAAGAGGCTGATTTCGTCCGCTTCGCCGGTAAGCTTGCCAAGATCAAGACGCGCATGCCGATCGAGCAGCAGAAGAAATTTACCGGTCGTCTTGCCGGGGTCGAGGAAGACTCTGTGAAGCTGGATGTGGATGGCCGCATCGTGGCGATTCCGTTTGCCAATATCGACAAGGCCAGGCTGGAGCCTGAGTTTTGA
- the nusA gene encoding transcription termination factor NusA, whose amino-acid sequence MSREILLLVDALASEKNVSKDVVFSALEMALASATKKKFTDDEMDVRVEIDRHSGQYQTFRRWLVVEDELLESESKEIGVIDARERDPRIEVGAFIEEPMEAVEFGRIGAQTAKQVILQRIRDAEREQLLNEFLQRREHLVTGTIKRIERGNAIVECGKLEAVLPRDQMIPKENLRVGDRVKAFLLRIDRLGRGPQLVLSRTSPDFLTKLFELEVPEIDEGLLEIKAAVRDAGMRAKIAVKANDARIDPQGTCIGMRGSRVQSVSQELGGERIDIVLWAPEPAQFVINALSPAEVSRIMVDEDNHSMDVVVEEEQLALAIGRSGQNVKLAAELTGWYLNIMTVAEAEEKHQAEDAAVRDLFVSALGVSEDVAAVLVQEGFAALEEVAYVPIAEMLEIEGFDEELVNDLRIRARDALLTQAIASEEKVESVSDGLRDIEGLDAELVRKLAEGGVITRDDLADLAVDDLVDMTGMEAETARAVIMKAREHWFDQ is encoded by the coding sequence ATGAGTCGCGAGATTTTGTTGCTGGTGGATGCCCTGGCGAGCGAAAAGAATGTCAGCAAGGATGTGGTGTTCTCCGCCCTTGAGATGGCGCTTGCCTCGGCAACCAAGAAAAAGTTTACCGATGACGAGATGGACGTGCGCGTCGAAATCGACCGCCACAGCGGTCAATATCAGACCTTCCGCCGCTGGTTGGTGGTGGAAGACGAACTGCTGGAATCGGAAAGCAAGGAAATCGGCGTAATCGACGCGCGCGAGCGCGATCCGCGCATTGAAGTGGGCGCGTTCATCGAGGAGCCGATGGAGGCGGTGGAGTTTGGCCGCATCGGCGCGCAAACCGCCAAGCAAGTGATCCTGCAACGCATTCGCGACGCTGAGCGCGAGCAGCTGCTGAACGAGTTCCTGCAGCGCCGCGAGCACCTGGTGACCGGCACCATCAAACGCATCGAGCGCGGCAACGCCATCGTGGAATGCGGCAAGCTGGAAGCGGTGCTGCCGCGCGATCAGATGATCCCCAAGGAAAACCTGCGCGTGGGCGACCGCGTCAAGGCTTTCCTGTTGCGCATCGATCGTCTGGGTCGCGGCCCGCAGCTGGTGCTGTCGCGCACCTCTCCGGATTTCCTGACCAAGCTGTTCGAGCTGGAAGTGCCGGAAATCGACGAAGGCCTGCTGGAGATCAAGGCCGCCGTGCGCGACGCCGGCATGCGCGCCAAGATCGCCGTCAAGGCCAACGACGCGCGCATCGATCCGCAGGGCACCTGCATCGGCATGCGCGGTTCCCGCGTTCAGTCGGTCAGCCAGGAGCTGGGCGGCGAGCGCATCGACATTGTGCTGTGGGCGCCGGAACCGGCTCAGTTCGTGATCAACGCGCTGTCGCCGGCTGAAGTCAGCCGCATCATGGTGGACGAAGACAACCACAGCATGGACGTGGTGGTGGAGGAGGAGCAACTGGCGCTGGCCATCGGCCGCAGCGGCCAGAACGTCAAGCTGGCCGCCGAGTTGACCGGCTGGTACCTCAACATCATGACCGTTGCCGAGGCTGAAGAAAAGCATCAGGCGGAAGACGCCGCCGTGCGTGATCTGTTCGTGAGCGCCCTGGGCGTGAGCGAAGACGTCGCCGCCGTACTGGTGCAAGAAGGCTTTGCCGCTTTGGAAGAAGTGGCGTATGTGCCGATTGCGGAGATGCTGGAGATTGAAGGGTTTGATGAGGAGCTGGTCAACGATCTGCGCATCCGCGCGCGTGACGCTCTTTTGACACAGGCTATTGCGTCCGAAGAAAAGGTGGAAAGCGTTTCCGATGGCCTGCGCGATATCGAGGGCCTGGACGCCGAGCTGGTTCGCAAGCTGGCCGAAGGCGGCGTGATCACCCGCGACGATCTGGCCGATTTGGCCGTGGACGATCTGGTGGACATGACCGGCATGGAGGCCGAGACCGCCCGCGCCGTCATCATGAAGGCGCGCGAGCACTGGTTCGACCAGTAA